The DNA region AACTTTCTTGGGATCAATTGATACTCCTTCAGCTGAAATGATATGACCTAAAAATATCACATTGTCTAGCCAAAATccacatttatttaatttggcatataatatttttctcccTTAATGTTTGCAGAGTCAGACGAAGGTGCTCTATGTGATCTTCTTCATTTGGCGAATACACGAGGATATCGCCTACAAACACCACCACAAATCTATCAAAGAATGCCTTGAACACTTTATTCATGAGATCATGAATGTCGCTGGAATGTTTTTAAACCCAAATGGTATGACGTTAAACTCATAGTGTTCGTATCTTGTTCGGAATACATTCTTCGGCACATCTTCTGCCTTGACTCTCAATTGGTGGTAATCAGACCTCAAATCGAGCTTAAAAATACAGATGCTCCTTTGAGTCGATaccgggaaataagtgctatgtgCATGAGAGTCATCTCTTGAGTTTGCGggacaaagtgctacatgacgagagccacctcttgaacctgtaggaacCACCTTTAGATTCTCAGGGttggtggatcgaggggtcaggTCGCAACGAGGACGTCGGGTTCTGAAGGAGaggtgattgtgatacctctTGTCTCACATGGTAAAAACTAAAGatttaaatgagtttataatgggctacaatagacttctatagcaatttaagttaatcattttcgtaaagcgatgacgaatacgaaatagttgctatagaagcccattgtgcagtcacgcagacACGGGCCCGGGCTCGGGACGTGACATTACCCATGCAAAAATTATATTGATTCCATGTAAACTGTGTAACCAAGAcgtattaatatttaaaattcttgaaagcTTGCAATTGATAAATTGAATATTAGAACATGTTGATCTATATTGTATACGCAATCTTGAAAGCCTATACCGTTTAGAATTCTTGAAAGCTTGCAATTGACAATGGGATAATTATGTCAATGacaaaagatttgatatggaaAAGGCCGGAATAATTGTGAAAACTTGGTCTGCTATACTTAACTTTCAGTTTGTTGAAAAGTAAGactggaaaaaaattaaattgccttcgaatatatgaatttgaagctagaaatttcaaatttataataacaaattatttgatttatttggaCAAATCCACTTGataatagatttcaaatatcaaataattattttttgaatcatTATGAGAGATATCAAATTCATCCCATCATGAAATCATTTCGAATTCTCCGCAAAAAACTTTCTCAAATTCAAATCTTTCAATCCAAATGCGATTTTAAGAGAGAGCGATTGAAAAACACAAaggaagaaaaaacaaaaagaaagatgagaATGCAAATGATTCACATGGACCAACAAAACCACATCAATCTCATAGAAGGCAGTGTAAGATAATAAGATACTATTTATTTACAATTCCTCTCAAATTCTGctgaaatacaaaatatttggatCGGAGCTCTTTTCAGCCATCGGTGGAATTtgattttctttacaatgaatTTATATTGATTAAAAGCATAATTAAATTCACCATTTAATTCATTCACTGATAAAATTAGCCACTCAATTGttgtaaatgatattttttctgCCTTTTTTGACTCTTTCTTTTACCTGCATTTCCCATTTGTGGATACAGTCGTTCATCTCGGAACTTTGTCCTTTATTCACACTTTTATAAAAAGTAGTAGTATAGATTAAAGATATAGATAAATATAATATCGATATTGGCACATTATTTGTATTAGCCGTCATGCACatgcatgcattgcatattcATAATagaatacataaatataatggtaaaaatttaaaaaaaattcacatagaaaatttaatattcaaattcagCTTTCCGTGAAACTTTGAAAACAAAaggatatttataaaaaaaaaaaaaaaaaaatttatatagaaTATATGGAGATAGTTGGAGGAGAAAAGACATAGAGATAATGGGGACATGTCTGTTTTGTCGAGTGATAATACAGACGATCGTTTAAAGCAAATCTGATCGTCGGATCTTTTTCAATTGTAGATATGCAGAATTTTCTAAAAGAAGGGACCTcgatcatttttttatatatagaaacTGAACTATTTTCAAGCTTGCATTTTTCAAGATCTTCAAACATACTTAATCTTTCAAAATCAAGCTAATCACTTAGCATACTCTAGCACATattctctattttattttaattttgtatgtcaaaaatttaaaaattgaacCATGATAAATCCTTATCGGGTCAAATTTTAACCGTGGGAAAattcaatattaatattaattgggAATCTCGGATAGCACGATTTTAATGaccaaattttaatatattggtTTAATAGTGTcgaaaataatatgtttttataaatcGGATAGAATCGTATATCGATCTcatgaaattaatatataaaattatctaACTAactgtttttttattaatttagttaTATAAAACCCAATACAAAACTCATGCGTAACAATAAACAGGTTGACGAATCGGGTCAATGATGCTGACCCGCAAATATTCCTCCTCAAGAATGTAACGGTCACCTTTTCAAAACGCAAGACCCGACTTGCCAACTTCCATAAAGGAAACACTCCGCTGCTTCTTCTTCTCCGGCACAACACTGTCGATATTCTTTTTCgagaaattcaagaaaatggtGAAGATGTTCGGAAAAACCCCGCAAAATAATCCAACTTTCAGGGCTCTAATGCGATTATCTCGCGGCCAAAGGTTGATTTCTAGGAGCTTTCCGTACCGAATGCTTCCGGAGCAGCAGCTCAAACTTTCTGTTCTCAAATTGGATGGTTCCTGTTTTAGTAATTGCTCCAGCCCTTACTGCTTTTGTGAATTTATGATTTCTTTTTAATACAACAAGTCTCGGAATTCggaatgataaaagatttttttCGATATAGGCTTTCATGTGGGGAGAAATGCTACGGTCTCGAGGCTTAAAATGGCTGTGGAGGAGGAATTTAAGCTCTCCCTGAATGATGAAGGCAACAGTTTATGGTATGCCGAAAGGCCGGCCGAAAATTTTGTCATTTCTGTTTGTTAAAATATCTCAATATATCTAGAAAAAAATGGTTATATTTGTTCTATCTGTCTTACCCGAACAGGCCACTTGTATGGAGCCATTTCTGTTTGTGctatcaaaatcaaaagctaATCAATGACAGAGCTTGCATTCGAAGTTACGGGATCCGAGACGGCGATCAGGTTAGTAATTTTCATACTTTGAAAGTCATTTGCTTGTTAATTTTGCCTCAAGTCTAGCAAATTTGTTTCAGCATCTTAAGCGAGGAAATTTCACTAGTTTTAGAATTGATGTTAGATTAAGCGTGCATAAGTGAGAGTAATACTGTGATGAATGATCTCTTGGGAAGTTCTCATGCGTCAAGTTCTTGACGTTGCGCCGCTTGATTTGGTTGGCTAAGTGGGCAGTAAAAGAGTGACACCAGATAGATCTTAACGAGTAATATTGTCTCTGCTGGGGACATGGCCGACGGTAGAGAAAGCATAAGGTTGATCTCTAAGGGATATGAAACAGCACTAGCTGATAAATACACCTCCCCCGACTCATGGGCTTAACAGCCCGATCCATTAGCTCTCAAGTAGGTGCTCTCTGCGCTGTCACAAGTATAAGGAAACTGTAAGGAATATTGCTTAATAGATgtgaatttataaaatagtaGCACTGTAAGATCATAAATTTGTGTtatatcagaattaagtgttgtactaaatgttacaacatttaagacaacatgcagcggaatattaatGTTTGTAACACAGatttactttaaataaatacgatggacaagattaaatttgcacaagtataaatacttgtgcggtgcctcaGGGTAAAAATCAATCACTATAAAATCAATGAGTTTAAACGAAAACAATACCAATAGTGATTGTTactaaaatcaatttcctcaacacgTTTAGAAAACAAAAGCTTTCTAAAATCAAatcacaaaaataaaacttattcAAGAAAGCAACAAAAATGTGATGCCAAAAACTGAAGCAACAAAAAcaatcttcagccaacttcgtcacggatgttgtctgTAGATGTCTCCAACAATCAAGGCAACACGCGAATTCAGCATTCTTCAACACAGCAACGTCTTTGTGAATTATTTTCTCTGAAAATCAAGGAGTGCACAAGCGCACACAAAACGTAACCACGAAAACTTCTGAGTCAAGCGTCCAAAGTAGAATAATCGAAGAAGACCGTTTTCTTTGTTTGATTCTCTCTTATTTATTAATCACTTCATCACTAAAgggaaatctataaaataaaGAATTCAAGAGTTTTATTAGTGGCAGTTTTCTTTCCAAATCAATATCAAAATCTTTATCATAGATATAAtatctagaaagacaaaaccTTATTTaactatttcaaaattatattagGAAAAATCAATTtaggaaaataaattcaataagaaaattatatttctttcAGAAATAAAGTTGCGTCTTGGCTACCAGTTATAGCTTTTGTCTTAGTGGTAAATACTTGATCCTAACAATTGTGCTCATGCAAACCTCGAGTTTTGGGTTCTTGAAGGAttgaatttattgattcaaCATAAAGGGTAATTTATGATGAATCAAAATTCATCAGAAAAGAAGATAacacactacaacaaaaatggcttttcgcagcgcgcaaatactctttccgcggcgcacattgcacACTGCGAaattgcaagctgttgaaagttcaagtttatccgcagcgtgcatgcGCACGCTGTTAAAACTACTATCAACGGCATGCATATGTACGCTGTTAATacaactatccgcagcgtgcaatgcacgccgttaatattaaaaaaaatctaaatattagcgacggtttttaagatacccgtcgctaatttgcgcGGTTTAATACcaaaaataccgtcgctaaattaacAACAGTTACTACTCCGTCGCTAATGGAACGACGgtgtttaaaattagcgacggtttataatttaataaattttaaaaaaaattccagtaAAACTATCAtctcttaactaacacttaaaaaattaaccaaaaattttaaaaaaaaatgtacttAAACCAAAATTAAAAACGCATATTAGAGAAAAGTTTAAGTGTTGTAAAGTGATGTGAAAGTGGAACGGaaatcggatatttatagacaatttgcgacaattagcgacagttttgcattaaactgtcgctagtagcgacggtttaaacataaccgtcgccgatttacaactattagcgacagttcaataaaaaccgtcgccgatttaaaatcggCGACGGGTTATTTTATACCGTCTctaactttagcgacggtttaaaaccgtcgcaaagttacattagcgacggtttaataaaccgtcgctaatttaaaaattcacccATTTCAACGGCGTGCTTTTACTGCGCGCCGTGAATGCATagactattaacagcgcacattattgcacgctgcggatagtatatCATAtgactttccgcagcgtgcttttaatgcgtgccgttaatatatatgttattaacggcgcgcattaaaagcacgttgcggaaagtatataatatttacagcacacataaatgcacgctgcggatattactttccgcatcgtgcttttactgcacgtcgttatttctgtcaagtgcaacaatattaacagcgcacatattgaagcacgccgttaaaagtactattcgcagcgtgcttttaatgcacgctgttgatgatgcgctgcggaaagtcatttttgttgtagtgacaccatttatcttattttatctCAACTGTTACTGAGAGTTGATTTACTTGGAGCCTTTTGTGATTACCACTTTCTTGAATAATGCAGCTTCATTTTATCCAATATCTGAGGATTGACAATGCACCGGTCCAAGAACATTCCAAATATCAGATGATTGAATCCAAACAAAGGTCAATGTAAGAATTTCTTCACATGCCACGCCTCATGTTCACATAGGTCGAATCCTACCTAGACTATTTCATGTAGGTAGGTACCCACCCTTTGCACAGAGCCAGGAGATAGCCAGTAGAATTTGAATTGATGGTTTGAGTTGGGAATTCATAATAGAGTATTTTCACataaaatgaacaaaaatattGTTTCGCCCGctaaaattttgttcttgtttcCCTCCCCCCTTCCCAATACACGATCTTGTGTCAGTCGTAAATCTTTAGTCCCAAGCTAGTTAGGGTCAGCTATATGAGCTAAATTCTTAATGATCACCGATCACTGAAGTCATGCTTAGTCCAATAGATTTTGGCATCAAAATGAAGGCATCTTTTGAACAGGATATATGCTTGCGAGGCAAAAAGGGATGATCATGTTAGCGTCGAAGATCAGAACAGAGACTTAAAATGCTTCTActccgaagaagaagaagaaaacctGGATTTTCCTGAAGCAAAATCTACGCTTGCTGGACGCTTGCTGGAGCTAGTGTCGCGCTCAAAGTTCCCAGGTTTGAAAAGGAAAGCATCGGATCGAAGGATTTTTTCTTGAAGACTAATACTTGACTGTGTTGTAAATGGATTTAGATCATTGGCAGGACTTGTGAAGGTAGAACTTGTAGCATTAGGATCCTTCAG from Primulina huaijiensis isolate GDHJ02 unplaced genomic scaffold, ASM1229523v2 scaffold42701, whole genome shotgun sequence includes:
- the LOC140969736 gene encoding uncharacterized protein, with amino-acid sequence MVKMFGKTPQNNPTFRALMRLSRGQRLISRSFPYRMLPEQQLKLSVLKLDGSCFSFHVGRNATVSRLKMAVEEEFKLSLNDEGNSLWPLVWSHFCLCYQNQKLINDRACIRSYGIRDGDQLHFIQYLRIDNAPVQEHSKYQMIESKQRSMIYACEAKRDDHVSVEDQNRDLKCFYSEEEEENLDFPEAKSTLAGRLLELVSRSKFPGLKRKASDRRIFS